Proteins from a single region of Candidatus Puniceispirillum marinum IMCC1322:
- a CDS encoding DNA cytosine methyltransferase, with the protein MLKHLDLASGIGGFSLGFEWAGLSQPIMFCDTDEWCRKVLNKHWPDVPIVNDVKELANEPSQIPDHDILSAGYPCQPFSVAGRQKGKEDDRHIWPYISQIIALKRPSWVVCENVYGHIALGLDEVLLDLESQGYATKPFVIGAEGVGAPHQRRRVWIVARYVGDAKHNGSSSTEIRRSPETPSNDNTEGSNTTIEPSGASGRTDSPELAESKGTGALGNATDYGRNRRSQTTGGGWTSDQQDRSHTDLWSQPSGSGTNVANPTGTGSETRDSDRMGNDNGSSAYERQLEGSGSQVTDVANTDNQRPQRRLQGRTDTEWQGLNGHAGRSCTAHGQPYEGSGSTEPRLGGTLSDGVSAWMDEPLDIPRIAVGVKDRTNRLKGLGNSILPQIAQRIGIAIKLTIEKEINE; encoded by the coding sequence ATGCTGAAACACCTCGACCTCGCAAGCGGGATAGGTGGCTTCAGTTTAGGCTTCGAATGGGCTGGGTTATCTCAGCCCATTATGTTTTGCGACACTGACGAATGGTGTCGAAAGGTTTTGAACAAGCATTGGCCTGATGTGCCAATTGTCAACGACGTAAAGGAGCTAGCTAATGAGCCAAGCCAAATCCCCGACCACGACATCCTGTCAGCCGGATATCCCTGCCAGCCATTCTCAGTTGCTGGACGCCAAAAAGGCAAAGAAGATGACCGCCACATCTGGCCGTACATCAGCCAAATTATTGCACTCAAAAGACCCTCTTGGGTGGTTTGCGAAAACGTTTATGGCCACATTGCACTGGGTCTCGACGAGGTCTTACTTGATCTGGAGTCTCAAGGCTACGCCACAAAACCGTTTGTTATTGGAGCTGAAGGCGTCGGTGCCCCCCACCAAAGACGACGAGTCTGGATTGTCGCAAGATATGTGGGCGACGCCAAACACAATGGATCATCTTCCACAGAGATCAGAAGAAGCCCTGAAACGCCAAGCAACGACAACACGGAAGGGTCGAACACGACCATCGAACCTTCGGGAGCAAGTGGACGAACAGACAGTCCAGAATTGGCAGAAAGCAAAGGAACCGGAGCTTTGGGCAACGCCACGGACTACGGACGGAACAGGCGGTCCCAGACAACTGGGGGCGGATGGACGTCGGATCAGCAAGACCGATCCCACACAGACCTATGGAGCCAACCTAGCGGATCAGGCACGAATGTGGCCAACCCCACTGGCACAGGAAGCGAAACACGCGACAGTGACCGAATGGGAAATGACAACGGATCATCAGCCTACGAGAGACAGCTTGAGGGTTCAGGTAGCCAAGTCACAGACGTGGCCAACACCGACAACCAGAGACCACAAAGGCGGCTACAGGGGCGGACGGATACGGAATGGCAAGGTCTCAATGGACACGCTGGACGTAGCTGTACAGCACACGGACAACCCTATGAAGGGTCAGGGTCAACTGAACCCAGACTGGGTGGAACACTATCTGATGGGGTATCCGCGTGGATGGACGAGCCTTTAGACATTCCCCGCATAGCTGTGGGCGTTAAAGACAGAACCAATCGACTGAAGGGTCTGGGCAATTCGATATTGCCCCAGATTGCACAGCGCATTGGCATAGCAATCAAACTGACCATAGAGAAGGAAATCAATGAGTAG
- a CDS encoding phage exonuclease yields MFLAIDTDIVLFKSATSAEVEVDWGSDLWSLWTDLNDAKANFKHQLDSIMEQTGVKDCVFCLSDPDANFRKDVDPSYKSNRKKTRKPVGYKALVEWVEQSYRTFKKSTLEADDCLGILSTMPDNVGKCIVVSDDKDLMTIPGQLYRPTKDERMTITEQDADRFFLTQTMVGDTVDGYKGIHGIGPKKAEAILGSHPSWGAVEQAFLKAGMTKDDAIQQARLARILRWSDWDEQKGEVKLWTP; encoded by the coding sequence ATGTTTTTGGCGATTGATACCGACATCGTTCTATTCAAATCAGCCACGTCCGCAGAAGTAGAAGTGGACTGGGGTTCTGACTTATGGAGCCTATGGACTGACCTGAACGATGCAAAAGCAAACTTCAAGCACCAGCTCGATAGCATCATGGAACAAACTGGCGTCAAAGATTGCGTCTTCTGTCTATCAGACCCAGACGCAAACTTCCGCAAAGACGTTGATCCATCATACAAGAGCAACAGGAAGAAGACCCGAAAGCCAGTCGGCTACAAAGCACTGGTCGAATGGGTCGAACAATCATATCGCACCTTCAAGAAAAGTACGCTTGAGGCAGATGACTGTCTTGGCATTCTATCAACGATGCCGGACAACGTCGGCAAGTGTATCGTCGTAAGCGATGACAAAGACCTGATGACAATTCCGGGGCAGCTCTATCGTCCAACCAAAGATGAACGGATGACAATCACTGAACAGGATGCCGATAGGTTTTTCCTTACCCAGACAATGGTTGGCGACACAGTCGATGGATACAAAGGCATCCACGGCATAGGTCCCAAAAAAGCTGAAGCTATTCTTGGCAGTCACCCAAGTTGGGGTGCTGTCGAACAGGCATTCCTGAAAGCTGGGATGACAAAAGATGATGCAATTCAACAAGCCAGACTGGCTCGCATACTGCGATGGTCGGACTGGGATGAACAAAAAGGAGAAGTCAAACTTTGGACACCATGA